In Anaerobacillus isosaccharinicus, one genomic interval encodes:
- the xseA gene encoding exodeoxyribonuclease VII large subunit: MSNDQIFTISALNKYIKRTFDNDEILQNIWIKGEISNFKKHSRGHMYFTIKDDQSRIQAVMFAGNNRFLKFIPEDGMNIIVRGNVTIYEATGQYQIYVNEMQPDGVGNLYLAYEQLKQKLEVAGYFDDQYKKALPKIPKEIGVITSPTGAAVRDIITTLKRRFPSVKIALFPVLVQGPEAPNSIAKAIHQANETEGIDVLIVGRGGGSIEELWAFNEEIVAKAIFHSTIPVISAVGHETDITIADFIADKRAATPTAAAELAVPNWEDLFEKIGQRKIRIQRAISKRVETERKKLTNLQKSYAFRYPEQLVQQKEQHLDRLFDDLQRNMLQLIERKRTALLNIEKDVQRNHPKSYIQKVREQLEKNETLLKQQVNSIRKEKEFQFKHLTTKLEALSPLKIMTRGYSLAYKQDGTLIKSVSNVIVGDPLTIELKDGSVSCQIKDVEKKRGVEHE; this comes from the coding sequence ATGTCAAATGATCAAATTTTTACGATATCAGCGTTAAATAAGTACATTAAGCGAACATTTGACAATGATGAAATCCTTCAAAATATTTGGATAAAAGGTGAGATTTCTAATTTTAAAAAACATAGCCGAGGGCATATGTATTTTACAATTAAAGATGATCAATCAAGAATACAAGCGGTTATGTTTGCTGGTAATAACCGCTTCTTGAAGTTCATTCCTGAAGATGGGATGAACATCATTGTTCGCGGCAATGTTACAATTTATGAAGCAACTGGTCAATATCAAATATATGTCAATGAAATGCAGCCAGATGGTGTCGGAAACTTGTATTTGGCTTATGAACAGCTGAAACAGAAGCTTGAGGTGGCAGGTTACTTTGATGATCAGTATAAAAAGGCTTTACCAAAAATACCCAAAGAAATTGGCGTAATCACATCACCAACAGGTGCTGCCGTTCGTGATATTATTACAACGCTAAAAAGGCGCTTTCCAAGTGTCAAAATTGCATTGTTTCCTGTTCTTGTCCAAGGACCAGAAGCACCTAATTCGATTGCTAAGGCGATTCACCAAGCAAACGAAACAGAAGGTATCGATGTATTAATAGTAGGTAGAGGTGGAGGCTCAATTGAGGAACTATGGGCATTTAACGAGGAAATTGTTGCTAAAGCAATTTTTCACTCAACAATTCCCGTCATTAGCGCAGTAGGACATGAAACCGATATTACGATCGCAGATTTCATAGCCGATAAACGAGCAGCGACGCCAACAGCAGCAGCCGAATTAGCTGTTCCAAATTGGGAAGACCTTTTTGAAAAAATCGGCCAACGAAAAATTCGTATCCAAAGAGCCATTTCTAAAAGGGTCGAAACTGAAAGAAAAAAACTAACTAATTTACAAAAATCTTATGCTTTTCGTTACCCTGAACAACTCGTGCAACAGAAGGAACAGCACTTGGATCGTTTATTCGATGATTTACAGCGTAACATGCTACAATTAATCGAAAGAAAAAGAACAGCCCTACTTAATATTGAAAAGGATGTGCAAAGAAACCATCCAAAAAGCTATATCCAAAAGGTAAGGGAACAACTAGAAAAAAATGAAACATTGTTAAAGCAACAAGTTAATTCGATTAGAAAAGAGAAGGAATTTCAGTTTAAGCATCTAACTACGAAATTGGAAGCTTTAAGCCCGTTAAAAATTATGACACGGGGTTATAGCTTAGCATATAAGCAAGATGGAACGTTAATTAAAAGTGTATCTAACGTAATTGTTGGCGATCCCTTAACAATTGAGTTAAAAGACGGCTCGGTGTCTTGTCAAATTAAAGATGTTGAAAAGAAAAGAGGTGTTGAACATGAGTGA
- the nusB gene encoding transcription antitermination factor NusB, with amino-acid sequence MKRRLARIKAVQSLFQVDMSGTDKEEAINNVLEDDETKDEFLEKLVFGTLENLDEIDQIFKSHLENWKIDRVGNVDRAVIRMAIYEMKFVEEIPINVSLNEAVDVAKSFGGEESGRFVNGVISKIAETLKA; translated from the coding sequence ATGAAAAGACGTCTTGCCCGAATAAAAGCCGTTCAGTCACTTTTTCAAGTAGACATGAGTGGAACCGATAAAGAGGAAGCAATAAATAATGTATTAGAAGATGATGAAACGAAAGATGAATTTTTAGAGAAGCTTGTTTTTGGCACGTTAGAAAATTTAGATGAGATCGATCAAATTTTTAAAAGCCATTTGGAAAATTGGAAGATTGACCGTGTAGGGAATGTAGATCGTGCAGTAATTAGGATGGCTATATACGAGATGAAGTTTGTAGAAGAAATTCCAATAAATGTTTCACTTAATGAAGCGGTTGATGTAGCTAAAAGCTTTGGTGGTGAAGAAAGCGGACGTTTCGTAAACGGCGTTATTTCAAAGATTGCTGAAACACTAAAAGCATAA
- the folD gene encoding bifunctional methylenetetrahydrofolate dehydrogenase/methenyltetrahydrofolate cyclohydrolase FolD yields the protein MSATVISGKELAKEKRESMKKEVELLKKEGIQPGLAVILVGEDPASQSYVKAKQKACEETGIYSVLHKLDDSITEIQLLDAIESLNNDPLIHGILVQLPLPSHISEKAVIESISPAKDVDGFHPISVGKMMIGDETFLPCTPFGIVEMIKSQGIAIEGKHVVVIGRSNIVGKPVGQLLLNENATVTYCHSRTKDMKSITKQADILVVAVGKANFIDASFIKEGSVVIDVGVNRLDTGKLCGDVVYDEAKEIASFITPVPGGVGPMTITMLLFNTIQSAKKLVVSVK from the coding sequence ATGTCTGCAACAGTTATTAGTGGGAAAGAATTAGCAAAAGAAAAAAGAGAAAGCATGAAAAAAGAGGTTGAGTTACTTAAAAAAGAGGGAATTCAACCAGGTTTAGCAGTCATTTTAGTAGGGGAAGATCCTGCAAGTCAATCTTATGTAAAAGCTAAGCAAAAAGCTTGTGAAGAAACTGGGATTTATTCTGTGCTACATAAGTTAGATGATTCTATTACTGAGATACAACTATTAGATGCTATTGAGTCATTAAATAATGATCCTCTTATTCATGGAATTTTAGTTCAATTGCCATTACCGTCTCATATTTCTGAAAAGGCAGTAATTGAGAGTATTAGTCCCGCTAAAGATGTAGATGGCTTTCATCCTATAAGTGTTGGAAAAATGATGATTGGTGATGAAACATTTTTACCGTGTACGCCTTTTGGTATTGTTGAAATGATTAAATCACAAGGTATTGCGATCGAAGGCAAGCATGTAGTTGTCATTGGCCGCAGTAATATTGTTGGTAAACCAGTAGGGCAATTACTACTAAATGAAAATGCGACTGTTACGTATTGTCATTCTCGAACAAAGGATATGAAATCAATTACAAAACAAGCAGACATTCTTGTTGTAGCTGTTGGTAAAGCGAATTTCATCGATGCAAGCTTTATTAAAGAGGGTAGTGTAGTTATTGATGTAGGGGTAAATCGTTTGGATACTGGCAAACTTTGCGGAGATGTAGTTTATGATGAGGCAAAAGAAATTGCTTCATTCATTACACCAGTTCCTGGTGGAGTAGGGCCAATGACAATAACAATGTTACTATTTAATACAATTCAATCTGCAAAAAAATTAGTGGTAAGTGTGAAGTAA
- the ahrC gene encoding transcriptional regulator AhrC/ArgR encodes MNKGQRHIKIREIIANREIETQDELVDYLKNGGFNVTQATVSRDIKELHLVKVPMQDGRYKYSLPADQRFNPLQKLKRSLMDSFVSIDHANNLIVMKTLPGNANAVGALIDNLDWNEILGTICGDDTILIICRSTEDSPILSERFLDML; translated from the coding sequence ATGAATAAAGGACAGCGTCATATAAAAATACGAGAAATTATTGCAAATAGAGAGATCGAAACACAAGATGAGTTAGTTGATTATCTAAAAAATGGTGGTTTTAATGTGACTCAGGCTACTGTTTCTAGAGATATAAAAGAACTTCATCTCGTTAAGGTACCTATGCAAGACGGAAGGTATAAGTACAGCTTACCAGCTGATCAACGTTTCAATCCTTTGCAAAAATTAAAACGGTCTCTAATGGATAGTTTTGTAAGTATTGATCATGCGAATAACCTAATTGTCATGAAAACTTTACCAGGAAATGCAAATGCTGTAGGAGCTTTAATTGATAATCTTGATTGGAATGAGATTTTAGGAACCATTTGTGGTGACGATACAATTTTAATTATTTGTCGTTCGACTGAGGATAGTCCAATATTAAGTGAACGTTTTTTAGATATGCTTTAG
- the accC gene encoding acetyl-CoA carboxylase biotin carboxylase subunit: MIKKLLIANRGEIAVRIIRACRELGIETVAVYSEADKESLHVRLADEAYCIGPTASAKSYLNFTNIMSVATLTNVDAIHPGYGFLAENADFAEICAECNITFVGPSPEAINKMGTKDVARETMKLAGVPIVPGSNGIIKDIDDALEIANEITYPVIIKATAGGGGKGIRVARTKEELIKGVSITQQEAQTAFGNPGVYIEKFIEDFRHVEIQVLADNHGNVVHLGERDCSIQRRLQKLLEETPSPAITEAKRKEMGDAAVSAAQAVNYSGAGTVEFIFDHNTGEFYFMEMNTRIQVEHPVTEMVTGIDLIKQQILVASGEKLPFTQEEITFNGWSIECRINAENPDKNFMPSPGKITMYLPPGGLGVRVDSAAYPGYTIPPFYDSMIAKVITYGATRAEAIAKMKRALHEFVIEGIDTTIPFHLRLLENDTFVSGDFNTKFLELHNLTVK, encoded by the coding sequence ATGATAAAAAAACTTTTAATAGCAAATCGAGGAGAAATTGCTGTTCGAATTATTAGAGCATGCCGAGAATTGGGGATTGAAACTGTTGCTGTTTATTCTGAAGCAGATAAAGAATCGTTACATGTGAGATTGGCAGATGAAGCTTATTGTATCGGTCCGACAGCTTCGGCGAAGAGTTATTTAAATTTCACTAACATTATGAGTGTTGCTACATTAACAAATGTTGATGCCATTCATCCTGGTTACGGATTTTTAGCAGAAAATGCTGACTTTGCGGAAATCTGTGCTGAATGCAACATAACGTTTGTTGGACCTAGTCCAGAAGCTATAAATAAAATGGGAACAAAAGATGTAGCTAGGGAAACAATGAAGCTAGCAGGGGTTCCAATTGTTCCTGGTTCAAATGGTATAATTAAAGACATTGATGATGCCTTAGAAATCGCAAATGAAATTACTTATCCTGTTATCATTAAAGCAACAGCTGGTGGTGGTGGAAAAGGAATTCGTGTTGCCAGAACAAAAGAAGAGTTAATTAAAGGTGTTTCAATTACACAACAAGAAGCGCAAACAGCATTTGGAAATCCAGGGGTATATATCGAAAAATTTATTGAGGATTTCCGTCATGTTGAAATCCAAGTATTAGCAGATAATCATGGTAATGTTGTACATCTAGGTGAAAGAGATTGTAGTATTCAACGCCGTCTCCAAAAATTATTAGAGGAAACACCGTCACCAGCGATTACAGAAGCTAAACGAAAAGAAATGGGTGATGCAGCCGTTTCTGCTGCCCAGGCAGTTAATTACTCTGGCGCTGGTACCGTTGAGTTTATATTTGATCATAACACTGGTGAGTTCTACTTTATGGAAATGAATACGAGAATTCAAGTAGAGCATCCTGTTACAGAAATGGTTACAGGCATAGATTTAATTAAACAGCAAATATTGGTTGCTTCAGGAGAAAAACTACCTTTTACTCAAGAAGAAATTACGTTTAATGGTTGGTCAATAGAGTGTCGTATTAATGCAGAAAACCCAGATAAGAATTTCATGCCTTCACCAGGAAAAATTACGATGTACTTGCCTCCAGGGGGCTTAGGTGTTAGGGTAGATTCAGCAGCTTACCCAGGTTACACAATCCCACCTTTTTATGACTCGATGATTGCAAAAGTAATTACTTACGGAGCAACGAGAGCAGAAGCTATTGCGAAGATGAAAAGGGCATTGCATGAATTTGTAATAGAGGGAATTGATACAACTATTCCGTTTCATTTAAGGTTGTTAGAAAACGACACATTTGTAAGTGGGGACTTTAACACAAAATTTTTAGAACTTCATAATTTAACTGTTAAATAA
- a CDS encoding TlyA family RNA methyltransferase, with the protein MAKKERIDVLLVDRGLIETREKAKRSVMAGLVFCNNERIDKPGTKVEIDAELLVKGDLIPYVSRGGLKLEKAIEEFHFDLNDKIVLDIGSSTGGFTDCALQNGAKLVYAVDVGYNQLAWKLRQDERVVVMERTNFRYVTKETFSRGIPNFATIDVSFISLRLILPALANVLEKGSHVSALVKPQFEAGRDEVGKKGIVRDARVHQNVLEEIVKFSVNIGFNVEGLSYSPIKGGEGNIEFLLHLYWTGISEPAVNKIPIIADIVSLAHHQLKQ; encoded by the coding sequence ATGGCTAAAAAAGAAAGAATTGATGTTCTGCTTGTTGATCGAGGTTTAATCGAAACAAGAGAAAAGGCAAAAAGGTCTGTAATGGCAGGCCTTGTCTTTTGTAATAATGAAAGAATCGATAAGCCAGGGACAAAAGTTGAAATAGATGCTGAACTTTTAGTAAAGGGAGACTTAATTCCTTATGTCAGCAGAGGTGGCTTAAAGTTAGAAAAAGCCATTGAAGAATTTCATTTTGATTTAAATGATAAAATCGTTCTAGATATTGGTTCATCTACTGGCGGTTTTACAGATTGCGCATTGCAAAATGGAGCTAAGCTTGTTTATGCAGTTGATGTAGGTTATAACCAGTTGGCTTGGAAATTAAGGCAAGATGAGCGTGTCGTAGTAATGGAAAGAACTAATTTCCGCTATGTAACGAAAGAGACTTTTTCAAGAGGAATTCCTAATTTTGCAACGATTGATGTGTCCTTTATTTCTTTAAGGTTAATTTTGCCTGCATTAGCTAATGTCCTAGAAAAAGGCAGTCATGTATCCGCTCTAGTGAAGCCACAGTTTGAAGCAGGTCGTGATGAAGTAGGTAAAAAAGGAATTGTCAGAGATGCACGTGTTCATCAAAATGTATTAGAAGAAATTGTGAAATTCTCTGTTAATATCGGCTTTAATGTCGAGGGGCTTTCATATTCACCTATAAAAGGCGGAGAAGGGAATATCGAATTTTTGCTTCATCTTTATTGGACAGGCATATCTGAACCAGCCGTAAATAAAATTCCAATAATTGCTGACATAGTATCTCTAGCACATCATCAATTAAAACAATAA
- the xseB gene encoding exodeoxyribonuclease VII small subunit — translation MSEKNELSFEEAMEKLEEVVEKLEQGDVPLEKAISMFQEGMSLSKQCHDKLKSVEDSMDRILHEDGKVELTSFQEE, via the coding sequence ATGAGTGAGAAGAACGAACTGTCCTTTGAGGAAGCGATGGAAAAGCTAGAGGAAGTTGTTGAAAAACTTGAACAAGGTGATGTGCCTTTAGAAAAAGCGATCTCAATGTTTCAAGAAGGGATGTCTTTATCAAAACAATGTCATGATAAGTTAAAATCAGTTGAAGACAGCATGGATCGTATTTTGCATGAGGACGGAAAAGTTGAACTAACATCGTTTCAGGAGGAGTAA
- a CDS encoding polyprenyl synthetase family protein, which produces MTKLTLSSFVNGRKSLLEQRLTDYVLQLEIPTQLQESMIYSLQAGGKRLRPMLLFATVEGFGESFQESLPVACALEMIHTYSLIHDDLPAMDNDDLRRGKPTNHKVFGEATAILAGDALLTFAFQVIATMSETSVDSSQKLRLIVELAKAAGPQGMVGGQAADMEGENKQLTLSELEYIHHHKTGDLLSYAIIAGAILAKASEKDVENLRFFAKHLGLAFQIKDDILDIEGSEENLGKPVGSDISNEKSTYPKLLGLDGAKNKLDNHISLAKEYLYNVSINSEKLELLVDYIMNRDR; this is translated from the coding sequence GTGACAAAGTTAACTTTATCGTCTTTTGTTAATGGTAGAAAATCGCTATTAGAGCAAAGACTTACTGATTATGTACTACAATTAGAAATTCCAACACAACTGCAAGAGTCAATGATCTATTCGCTTCAAGCAGGCGGGAAGCGACTTCGGCCAATGCTATTATTTGCAACCGTAGAAGGTTTTGGTGAGAGCTTTCAAGAAAGCTTGCCAGTTGCTTGCGCCCTTGAAATGATTCATACATATTCATTAATTCATGACGATCTGCCAGCGATGGATAATGATGATTTACGTCGTGGAAAACCAACAAACCACAAAGTTTTTGGTGAGGCTACTGCAATCTTGGCTGGAGATGCTCTGTTAACATTTGCATTTCAAGTTATCGCTACGATGAGTGAGACATCTGTTGACTCATCTCAAAAACTACGACTCATTGTTGAGCTTGCAAAAGCTGCTGGCCCCCAGGGAATGGTTGGTGGACAAGCTGCAGATATGGAAGGCGAAAATAAACAATTAACTTTATCCGAATTAGAATATATTCACCACCATAAAACTGGGGATCTATTAAGTTATGCTATTATTGCAGGTGCAATCTTAGCTAAAGCTTCTGAAAAAGACGTAGAAAATTTGCGTTTTTTTGCTAAGCATTTAGGCTTAGCATTTCAAATAAAAGATGATATTCTTGATATAGAAGGATCTGAGGAAAACCTTGGAAAACCTGTAGGAAGCGATATTAGCAACGAAAAAAGCACATATCCAAAGCTTTTAGGTTTAGATGGTGCAAAGAATAAATTAGATAATCATATTTCTCTAGCTAAGGAATACTTATATAATGTCAGTATAAATAGTGAAAAGCTAGAACTATTAGTCGACTATATTATGAATCGTGATCGTTAA
- the recN gene encoding DNA repair protein RecN, whose amino-acid sequence MLIELSIKNFAIIENLTVPFEKGLTVLTGETGAGKSIIIDAISLLVGGRGSVEFVRHGANRAEIQGLFFIDNLSHDIYDKALQLGIEINDDQMVVLQRDITSQGKSICRVNGKLVTLGILRELGESLVDIHGQHEHQHLMQVERHLSLLDQFIVDKISDALNEYKNIYKTFTELKGRVKQFSENEQKIAHRLDLLQYQLKEIEKSNLTPDEDVHLTEERFKLSNGEKLYKTIHDSYHALYGDGKGLDWLMDAMNHVVEAATIDKQLIPLKETISNCYYLLEEATFSLRDYYEGIEFDPDRLNLIEGRLNEISQLKRKYGHDVTHILEYSSKIEEEIDNLLNREAKIEEIQNQLEHVSYDLYLEAKNLTQIRTTAAKDLGDKIQQHLKDLYMEKTKFYIEVSERAASEKDPAIDGKYVHFQEDGIDKVEFLLSTNPGEPLKPLAKIASGGEISRIMLALKSIFSSHHGVTSLIFDEVDTGVSGRVAQAIAEKIYKISTDSQVLCITHLPQVAAMATTHLYISKEQLENKTVTKVATLTKLEQVEEVARMLSGAETTKLTRENAKELLDQAEKIKGVYVKLTN is encoded by the coding sequence GTGTTAATTGAGCTATCAATTAAGAATTTTGCAATCATTGAAAATCTAACGGTTCCCTTTGAAAAAGGATTAACGGTTTTGACTGGAGAAACAGGTGCTGGTAAATCAATTATTATTGATGCCATCAGTTTACTTGTTGGTGGGAGAGGTTCTGTAGAATTTGTTCGCCATGGGGCAAATCGTGCTGAAATTCAAGGATTATTTTTTATTGATAATCTTTCCCATGATATTTATGATAAAGCTCTTCAATTAGGAATTGAAATTAACGATGATCAAATGGTTGTTTTACAGAGAGATATCACGTCACAAGGAAAAAGTATTTGTAGAGTTAACGGAAAGCTTGTTACTTTGGGAATTTTGCGTGAATTAGGTGAATCGTTAGTTGATATCCATGGCCAGCATGAGCATCAACATTTAATGCAAGTTGAACGGCATTTGTCTTTACTTGACCAATTTATAGTGGACAAGATTAGTGATGCGTTAAATGAATATAAAAATATTTATAAGACATTTACGGAATTAAAAGGAAGAGTCAAACAATTTTCCGAAAATGAACAAAAAATTGCTCACCGTTTAGACTTGCTTCAATATCAGTTAAAGGAAATTGAAAAGTCTAATCTTACACCAGATGAAGATGTACACTTAACTGAAGAAAGATTTAAGCTCTCAAATGGTGAAAAGCTTTACAAAACCATTCATGATTCCTATCATGCCCTTTATGGTGATGGTAAAGGATTGGATTGGTTAATGGATGCAATGAACCATGTAGTAGAAGCTGCGACGATTGATAAGCAGTTAATACCTTTAAAAGAAACGATTAGTAACTGTTATTATTTATTAGAGGAAGCAACCTTTTCATTAAGAGATTATTATGAGGGGATTGAATTTGATCCTGACCGCTTAAACCTAATAGAAGGGCGCTTAAATGAAATTTCCCAATTGAAACGAAAATATGGGCATGATGTTACACACATTTTGGAATATTCTTCTAAAATTGAAGAGGAAATTGACAATTTACTAAATAGAGAAGCAAAAATTGAAGAAATTCAAAACCAATTAGAACATGTAAGTTATGATTTATATCTCGAAGCAAAAAATTTAACACAAATAAGAACTACAGCAGCAAAGGATTTGGGAGACAAAATCCAACAACATTTAAAAGATCTTTATATGGAAAAAACAAAGTTTTATATCGAAGTTTCAGAAAGAGCTGCGTCAGAAAAGGATCCAGCAATAGATGGGAAGTATGTCCATTTTCAAGAGGATGGTATTGATAAGGTTGAATTTTTACTTTCGACTAATCCTGGTGAGCCACTTAAACCGTTAGCTAAAATAGCTTCTGGTGGAGAAATATCCAGGATTATGCTCGCGTTAAAATCGATATTCTCTTCACATCACGGTGTAACATCCCTAATTTTTGATGAGGTTGACACAGGGGTGAGTGGACGTGTTGCACAAGCTATTGCTGAAAAAATATATAAAATCTCAACTGACTCCCAAGTCTTATGTATCACTCATTTACCGCAAGTCGCAGCAATGGCTACTACACACCTTTATATATCAAAAGAACAATTAGAAAATAAAACAGTAACAAAAGTAGCTACATTAACTAAATTGGAACAAGTGGAAGAGGTTGCCAGAATGCTTTCTGGAGCCGAGACAACGAAGCTAACCAGAGAAAATGCAAAGGAATTATTGGATCAAGCAGAAAAAATTAAAGGTGTATATGTAAAGCTAACCAATTAA
- the dxs gene encoding 1-deoxy-D-xylulose-5-phosphate synthase → MDLTKIQDPDFIKKYNKEQLEALAVDIRAFLVEKLSVTGGHLGPNLGVVELTLALHKEFNSPKDKFIWDVGHQAYVHKILTGRANRFDELRQFKGLCGFPKRSESEHDVWETGHSSTSLSAAMGMAVARDIKGTDEKIIAIIGDGALTGGMALEALNHIGHEQKDLIVILNDNEMSIAPNVGALHNVLGRLRTAGKYQNAKHELEQLLKKIPAFGGKIASTAERLKDSLKYLFVSGMFFEEMGFTYLGPVDGHNLDDLLENIKYAKKTKGPVIIHVLTKKGKGYAPAENDALGTWHGLGPYKIESGEVVKNPGPPSYSAVFANTLVKVAKEDDKIVAITAAMPGGTRLDIFAKEFPNRMFDVGIAEQHATTMAGGLATQGLKPVFAVYSTFLQRAYDQVVHDICRQNLNVFFAIDRAGLVGADGETHQGVFDISFLRHIPNMTILSAKDENELQHMVYTAAKYQNGPIAVRYPRGNGYGIKMDEQLKEIPIGKWEVLREGKDLAILTFGTTVPMAQEAADLLAKDGISVKVINARSIKPLDEEMLLELVSKNCPILTIEEAALQGGFGSAVIEFCHDNSYHSAVVERMGIPDQFIEHGSVSKLLEEIGVTTKDVVANVQKMIPRKQQRA, encoded by the coding sequence TTGGATTTAACTAAAATACAAGATCCGGATTTCATAAAAAAATATAATAAAGAACAATTAGAGGCGCTAGCTGTTGACATTCGAGCTTTCCTAGTAGAAAAGCTTTCAGTTACAGGTGGACATTTAGGACCTAATTTAGGAGTAGTTGAGCTAACACTTGCTTTGCATAAAGAGTTCAACAGTCCGAAGGATAAATTTATTTGGGATGTTGGTCATCAAGCCTATGTTCATAAGATCCTTACTGGACGGGCTAATCGCTTTGATGAACTACGTCAATTTAAGGGGCTTTGTGGATTTCCGAAACGGTCAGAAAGTGAACATGATGTTTGGGAAACAGGTCACAGTTCTACATCATTATCAGCTGCAATGGGAATGGCTGTAGCAAGAGATATTAAAGGAACTGATGAGAAAATAATTGCTATTATTGGTGATGGAGCCCTAACTGGGGGAATGGCGTTAGAAGCTTTAAATCATATTGGTCATGAGCAAAAAGATTTAATAGTAATTTTAAACGATAACGAAATGTCTATTGCACCAAATGTAGGAGCTCTTCATAATGTTTTGGGACGGTTACGTACTGCAGGAAAGTATCAAAATGCAAAACATGAATTAGAACAATTGCTGAAAAAAATACCTGCTTTTGGTGGCAAGATTGCCTCAACTGCAGAAAGACTAAAAGACAGTTTAAAATACTTATTTGTTTCAGGAATGTTCTTTGAAGAGATGGGCTTTACTTACTTAGGGCCTGTAGATGGTCATAATCTTGATGACCTTCTTGAAAATATTAAATACGCTAAAAAAACAAAGGGACCTGTTATCATTCATGTTCTAACGAAAAAAGGTAAAGGGTATGCACCTGCTGAAAATGATGCATTAGGGACTTGGCATGGCTTAGGACCCTATAAAATTGAATCAGGAGAGGTAGTCAAGAATCCTGGACCACCAAGCTATAGTGCTGTTTTTGCCAATACGTTAGTTAAGGTAGCCAAAGAAGATGATAAAATTGTTGCGATTACAGCTGCGATGCCAGGTGGAACAAGGTTAGATATTTTTGCTAAAGAATTCCCTAACCGAATGTTTGATGTAGGTATTGCAGAACAACATGCGACTACAATGGCTGGTGGGTTAGCCACACAAGGATTAAAACCTGTTTTTGCTGTATACTCAACCTTTTTACAACGGGCCTACGATCAAGTTGTCCATGATATTTGTCGGCAAAATTTAAATGTATTTTTTGCTATCGACCGAGCTGGACTTGTAGGCGCAGATGGAGAAACACACCAAGGAGTATTTGACATTTCCTTTTTACGACATATTCCTAATATGACAATTCTTTCAGCAAAAGATGAGAATGAGTTGCAACATATGGTTTATACCGCTGCAAAATACCAAAACGGTCCTATTGCGGTTAGGTATCCCCGTGGCAATGGTTACGGGATTAAAATGGATGAACAACTTAAGGAAATTCCAATTGGTAAATGGGAAGTCCTTAGGGAAGGTAAAGATCTTGCTATCCTTACTTTCGGTACAACAGTCCCAATGGCCCAAGAAGCAGCAGACTTATTAGCAAAAGATGGTATTTCTGTAAAGGTAATTAATGCTAGATCGATTAAACCATTAGATGAAGAAATGCTCTTAGAATTAGTTAGTAAAAATTGCCCAATTCTAACAATCGAAGAAGCAGCTCTTCAAGGTGGATTTGGAAGTGCTGTCATAGAGTTTTGCCATGACAACTCCTACCACAGTGCAGTTGTCGAAAGAATGGGAATTCCTGATCAATTTATCGAACACGGTAGTGTAAGTAAATTGTTAGAAGAAATTGGCGTGACAACAAAAGATGTTGTTGCTAATGTACAGAAAATGATTCCTAGAAAACAGCAGAGGGCATAA
- a CDS encoding Asp23/Gls24 family envelope stress response protein: MTEENHVIDMEEQHTKLGKVEISPEVIEVITSIAAAEVEGVATMRGNFATGVAEKLGRKNHGKGVKVDLGQDGISVDVYIIMNYGVSIPDVAKKVQDNIHQTLRTMTAIDLIAVNVHVVGIQLETQQVVVDNTQE, from the coding sequence ATGACAGAAGAAAATCATGTAATTGATATGGAAGAGCAACATACAAAATTAGGTAAAGTGGAAATTTCACCAGAAGTCATTGAAGTTATTACAAGTATAGCTGCAGCTGAGGTTGAAGGCGTTGCTACAATGAGAGGGAACTTTGCAACTGGAGTTGCTGAAAAATTAGGTAGAAAAAACCATGGTAAAGGTGTAAAAGTAGATTTAGGTCAAGATGGTATTTCAGTCGATGTATATATTATTATGAACTATGGAGTTTCAATTCCAGATGTCGCAAAAAAAGTCCAAGATAACATTCATCAAACATTAAGAACAATGACAGCTATTGATTTAATTGCTGTTAATGTTCATGTAGTTGGAATTCAACTTGAAACGCAACAAGTAGTTGTAGACAATACCCAAGAATAA